The following are from one region of the Muntiacus reevesi chromosome 3, mMunRee1.1, whole genome shotgun sequence genome:
- the RAB42 gene encoding ras-related protein Rab-42 isoform X1: MEAGGCRYQFRIALLGDAAVGKTSLLRCYMRGEPGIPEPELQLESAPTVGVEFYTRTLQLQAGPRVKLQLWDTAGQERFRCITRSFYRNVVGVLLVFDVTNRKSFEHIRDWHQEVMAAQGPDKAVFLLIGHKSDLQTARCVSAQEAEELAASLGTGFMETSTKSNCNVDLAFDTLANTIQQALWQGDIKLEEDWGGVRLIQNTQISRLPSRIQHPGPCRC, from the exons ATGGAGGCAGGGGGCTGTCGCTACCAGTTTCGGATCGCGCTGCTGGGGGACGCGGCCGTGGGCAAGACGTCGCTGCTGCGGTGCTACATGAGGGGTGAGCCCGGGATCCCCGAGCCCGAGCTACAGCTCGAGTCGGCGCCCACGGTGGGCGTCGAGTTCTATACCCGCACTCTGCAGCTTCAGGCCGGGCCGCGCGTCAAGCTGCAGCTCTGGGACACGGCGGGCCAGGAGCGCTTCAG GTGCATCACCAGGTCCTTTTACCGGAACGTGGTGGGCGTCCTGCTGGTCTTCGATGTGACAAACCGGAAGTCCTTTGAACACATCCGAGACTGGCACCAGGAGGTCATGGCCGCTCAGGGCCCCGACAAGGCCGTCTTCCTGCTGATTGGCCACAAGAGTGACCTGCAGACTGCCCGATGTGTCTCAGCCCAGGAGGCGGAGGAGCTGGCTGCCTCCTTGGGCACGGGCTTTATGGAGACCTCCACCAAAAGTAACTGCAATGTGGACCTGGCCTTCGACACCCTTGCCAACACCATCCAGCAGGCCTTGTGGCAGGGGGACATCAAATTGGAGGAGGACTGGGGGGGTGTGCGTCTCATCCAGAACACCCAGATCTCCAGGCTGCCCAGCCGGATACAGCACCCGGGCCCATGCAGGTGTTGA
- the RAB42 gene encoding ras-related protein Rab-42 isoform X2, giving the protein MAAQGPDKAVFLLIGHKSDLQTARCVSAQEAEELAASLGTGFMETSTKSNCNVDLAFDTLANTIQQALWQGDIKLEEDWGGVRLIQNTQISRLPSRIQHPGPCRC; this is encoded by the coding sequence ATGGCCGCTCAGGGCCCCGACAAGGCCGTCTTCCTGCTGATTGGCCACAAGAGTGACCTGCAGACTGCCCGATGTGTCTCAGCCCAGGAGGCGGAGGAGCTGGCTGCCTCCTTGGGCACGGGCTTTATGGAGACCTCCACCAAAAGTAACTGCAATGTGGACCTGGCCTTCGACACCCTTGCCAACACCATCCAGCAGGCCTTGTGGCAGGGGGACATCAAATTGGAGGAGGACTGGGGGGGTGTGCGTCTCATCCAGAACACCCAGATCTCCAGGCTGCCCAGCCGGATACAGCACCCGGGCCCATGCAGGTGTTGA